A genomic window from Ascaphus truei isolate aAscTru1 chromosome 1, aAscTru1.hap1, whole genome shotgun sequence includes:
- the LOC142496297 gene encoding uncharacterized protein LOC142496297: MAPTQTVLSSKCEHSTTDSSELLKARKKKKKKGGITVEVAEGIKNENLTSESAFDERDMLQLKATHRRSPKIVEEKKDAPTQTLQAAQKAIDCLYERLDKEQEAKIALQSCLSSAIAKCVLQEKEREQLERDRVILSSKLEKAYADNAQYQNFMAQVGAKLEASEEKNCHFNIELRSLREIFEGLNSSFEMVTQKCKNLCVQVSEGDKKLHELGEEKKQLAQEKLDMQTALQNAERVLQEERVSLERRTQAENMLQSQLRELRAHLQDAKERWVNAEERQRVLQEERFQTAYKIKMLEEYLSTQCVPKEQHEELKVTLSITRASLEEERSGRARPGSASSRKSLSDSGSTETSPLSPPGDVGEVGDLKEFVLRPAPRGVTVRCRISRDKKVMDRGLFPTYYMHLERDENHKLFLLAGRKRKKSKTSNYLISIDPTDMSREAGSFTGKLRSNLMGTKFTVFDRGVSPARAQGQSENAASRQELAAICYETNVLGFKGPRKMAVLIPGKNFNHERIPFQPHNDSESLLSKWQNKCQENIIELHNKAPVWNDDTQSYVFNFHGRVTHASVKNFQIVHDNDLEYPLPTDKPPEVGHLESPFHQGLREEPGGSSGERS, from the coding sequence atggctcccactcaaacagtcttgagcagtaaatgtgaacacagtaccactgattcttcagaacttctcaaagcaaggaagaagaagaagaagaagggaggcattactgtggaagttgcagaaggaattaagaatgaaaatttaacctcagagtctgcatttgatgaaagagatatgctgcagcttaaggcaactcacagacgtagcccaaaaatagtggaagaaaagaaagatgctcctactcagacgcttcaagctgcacagaaagcgattgattgtctttatgaacgtttagataaggagcaagaggccaagattgcactacaaagctgtctatcttcagcaattgctaagtgtgttctccaggagaaagaaagagagcagttggagagggacagggtaatcctgtcaagtaagctggagaaggcctatgctgataatgcgcagtaccagaatttcatggctcaagttggcgcaaaactggaagcctctgaggagaagaattgccacttcaacatagaactacgttctttgagagagatcttcgaaggattaaatagcagttttgaaatggtaacccagaagtgcaagaatctctgtgtccaggtcagtgaaggagataagaaactccatgaattaggagaggagaagaagcagttggcccaggaaaagttggatatgcagacagcactgcagaatgcagagagagtgctgcaagaggaacgtgtctccctggagcggcgcactcaGGCAgagaatatgctgcagagtcagctgcgagaactacgTGCACATCTGCAGGACGccaaggagagatgggtgaatgctgaagagagACAGCGAGTATTGCAGGAGGAAAggttccagactgcctacaagataaagatgctggaagagtatttgagtacccagtgtgtccccaaagaacagcatgaggagctgaaggtcacactgagcataaccagagcctcgctggaggaggagagGTCTGGGAGAGCACGGCCCGGTTCTGCCTCCAGCAGAAAGTCTCTTTCAGACTCTGGTTCCACAGAGACATCCCCTCTCAGTCCTCCTGGAGACGTGGGGGAAGTGGGCGACCTGAAGGAGTTTGTTCTGCGCCCCGCGCCACGCGGTGTCACCGTCAGATGTCGGATCAGCCGAGACAAGAAAGTGATGGACCGAGGACTGTTCCCCACCTACTACATGCACCTGGAGCGGGACGAAAACCACAAGCTCTTTCTTCTCGCTgggaggaagagaaagaagagtAAAACATCCAACTACTTGATATCTATTGATCCGACCGACATGTCCCGGGAGGCGGGCAGTTTTACTGGCAAACTCCGATCCAACCTAATGGGGACCAAGTTTACAGTGTTTGACCGCGGTGTTAGCCCAGCCAGGGCTCAGGGACAGTCAGAGAATGCAGCGTCCCGGCAAGAACTGGCGGCTATTTGCTATGAAACTAACGTCCTCGGGTTTAAGGGTCCCCGGAAGATGGCGGTTCTCATTCCCGGAAAGAATTTCAATCACGAGCGCATCCCTTTCCAGCCACACAATGATTCGGAGAGCCTGCTGTCTAAATGGCAGAACAAGTGTCAAGAGAACATCATCGAGCTGCACAATAAGGCCCCCGTGTGGAATGATGACACTCAGTCTTACGTGTTCAACTTCCACGGGCGTGTCACACACGCATCTGTGAAGAACTTCCAGATTGTGCACGACAATGATCtagagtaccctctgcccactgacaagccaccagaggtgggtcaccttgagtcgccgtttcatcaaggcctccgggaagagcctggaggatcgtccggagaacgctcctga